The following are from one region of the Anabas testudineus chromosome 2, fAnaTes1.2, whole genome shotgun sequence genome:
- the LOC113163351 gene encoding phosphatidate phosphatase LPIN2: MNYVGQLAGQVLVTVKELYKGINQATLSGCIDVIVVRQPDGTFQCSPFHVRFGKLGVLRSREKVIDIEINGEPAELHMKLGDSGEAFFVQETEQHNEVVPAHLVTSPIPTEEALFRSREPRCGGSADSGQPVSPEDLQPCSNTASKKKKRRRRKHKAEPRKEEQTSAAGETELCELSSDEENVTHHGRTSSLSTMKDNMDHRQYSPLNALEWDSYPFSDGDWSPCTTREMSEDMSPKSDSELMVKSTESLLRAESHIQWTWGEFPEPTRVNKKDKSEPKTLTITPSESTHFRVILSSEAMEEETKERERPTDSVCSIVKPEPRTIKPNQSSCEPQSHNTNIAEHKPELSNAVPSSFPSETCPSNSELNTQTVRKARWTSSPPSRRDSGSAADGGSHMAADSASVGPDSRASFKAGDSPIKRRGVRKRSQHQGPEDIYLDDLNALEPDVVARYFPKSESEQVPKHWVEIGRHSGSQSPQSVGSAAADSGTECLSDSSGDLPDVTLSLCGGVGENFEISKEKFMEHIITYNEFVENPAIIDNPNLVVKIANRYYNWTLAAPLILSMQAFQKNLPKATEEAWVKEKMPKKSGRWWFWRKSSVKQSSTETKLERQESLTSESPALQQGPETQQKTTEWSSDDESKELHAVAPALTATERVQTESSATAPCHSYKKSLRLSSDQIGRLKLRDGPNDVTFSITTQYQGTCRCEGTIYLWNWDDKIVISDIDGTITKSDVFGQILPQLGKDWTHQGIAKLYHSVHENGYKFLYCSARAIGMADMTRGYLHGVNDRGTLLPQGPLTLSPSSLFSAFHREVIEKKPEKFKIECLTDIKNLFYPNTNPFYAAFGNRDSDVFAYKQVGVPVCRIFTVNPKGELILEQAKGNKTSYNRLSELVEHVFPLRSSQHSATFSCPEFSSFCYWREPIADVCLEELL, from the exons ATGAACTACGTGGGGCAGCTGGCGGGCCAGGTGCTGGTGACAGTAAAGGAGCTGTATAAGGGGATCAATCAGGCCACTCTGTCAGGCTGCATCGATGTGATCGTGGTGCGACAGCCTGATGGCACATTCCAGTGCTCCCCTTTCCATGTCCGCTTTGGAAAACTGGGGGTGCTGCGCTCCAGGGAGAAAGTG ATTGATATAGAAATCAATGGGGAACCAGCGGAGCTGCACATGAAGCttggagacagtggagaggccTTTTTTGTCCAGGAGACAGAGCAGCACAAT GAGGTTGTTCCAGCCCATCTGGTCACTTCGCCTATCCCCACAGAAGAGGCTTTGTTCAGGAGCAGAGAGCCCAGATGTGGAGGCTCAGCAGACAGCGGTCAGCCTGTGAGCCCAGAAGACCTCCAGCCTTGCTCCAACACAgccagcaagaagaagaagagacgcAGGAGGAAGCACAAGGCTGAGCCACgcaaagaagaacaaacatctgcagctgGGGAGACGGAGCTGTGTGAGCTCAGTTCAGATGAGGAGAACGTCACACACCATGGACG AACATCTTCCCTCTCTACCATGAAGGACAATATGGACCACAGGCAATATTCCCCGCTCAATGCCCTTGAATGGGACAGCTACCCCTTCTCAGACGGAGACTGGTCGCCCTGCACTAC GAGGGAGATGTCAGAGGACATGTCGCCCAAAAGTGACTCCGAGCTGATGGTGAAGTCGACAGAGAGCCTCCTCAGGGCCGAGTCCCACATTCAGTGGACTTGGGGGGAGTTTCCAGAACCCACCAGG GTcaacaaaaaggacaaatcagAGCCAAAGACGTTGACCATCACTCCCTCAGAGAGCACCCACTTCAGGGTCATCTTGAGCTCCGAAGCCATGGAGGAAGAGACAAAGGAAAGGGAGAGACCCACAGACTCTGTTTGCAGTATTGTTAAACCAGAGCCTCGGACAATCAAACCCAATCAGAGCAGCTGCGAACCACAGTCACACAATACAAACATTGCAGAGCACAAGCCAGAACTTTCTAATGCAGTACCCAGTAGTTTTCCATCTGAGACTTGTCCCAGTAACTCTGAGctcaacacacaaactgtgcGCAAGGCCAGGTGGACGTCATCGCCTCCCAGCCGCAGGGACAGCggctctgctgctgatggaggcAGTCACATGGCTGCAGACTCTGCATCAGTAGGTCCTGATTCAAGAGCCTCCTTCAAAGCCGGCGACTCCCCCATCAAGAGGAGAG GTGTGAGGAAGAGGAGCCAGCATCAGGGGCCTGAAGATATTTACCTGGATGATCTGAATGCACTTGAGCCTGATGTTGTTGCCCGCTACTTTCCAAAAAG tgaGTCTGAGCAGGTTCCTAAACACTGGGTGGAGATAGGGCGGCACTCTGGATCTCAGTCACCCCAGTCCGTTGGCAGCGCAGCAGCGGACAGCGGCACTGAGTGTTTGTCCGACTCTTCTGGAGACCTGCCCGATGTCACGCTGTCACTATGTGGAGGCGTTGGTGAGAACTTTGAGATCTCTAAAG AAAAATTCATGGAGCACATCATCACCTACAACGAATTTGTGGAGAACCCAGCGATTATCGACAACCCCAATTTGGTGGTTAAAATTGCAAACAG GTATTACAACTGGACACTAGCAGCACCGTTGATACTCAGTATGCAGGCTTTCCAGAAGAATTTGCCAAAG GCTACAGAGGAGGCCTGGGTTAAAGAGAAGATGCCCAAAAAGTCCGGACGCTGGTGGTTCTGGAGAAAGAGCAGCGTGAAGCAG TCATCAACTGAAACCAAGTTAGAGAGACAGGAGTCCCTGACCAGCGAGAGCCCTGCCCTTCAACAGGGCCcagaaacaca gcagaaaacaacagagtggTCCAGTGACGATGAAAGTAAAGAGCTTCATGCTGTGGCACCAGCTCTGACAGCTACTGAGCGTGTGCAGACAGAGAGCTCCGCAACGGCGCCTTGTCACTCTTACAAGAAGTCCCTCCGCCTGTCGTCTGACCAGATA GGCAGGCTGAAGTTACGAGACGGGCCTAATGATGTCACCTTCAGCATCACCACCCAGTACCAGGGGACGTGTCGCTGTGAGGGAACCATCTACCTGTGGAACTGGGATGACAAGATTGTAATCTCTGACATCGATGGCACCATCACCAA ATCTGACGTGTTTGGTCAGATTCTGCCTCAGCTGGGTAAAGACTGGACTCATCAAGGCATCGCTAAGCTTTACCACTCAGTGCACGA GAATGGTTACAAGTTCCTGTATTGTTCAGCCCGAGCGATCGGCATGGCTGACATGACCCGAGGATATTTGCACGGGGTGAACGACAGAGGGACTCTGCTACCTCAAGGACCCCTGACGCTTTCACCAAGTAGTCTTTTCTCGGCTTTCCACAG aGAGGTCATAGAAAAAAAGCCAGAGAAGTTCAAGATCGAGTGCCTCACAGACATCAAGAACCTGTTCTACCCAAACACAAATCCCTTCTACGCAGCCTTtggaaacagagacagt GATGTTTTTGCCTACAAGCAAGTGGGTGTGCCTGTGTGCAGAATATTCACAGTGAATCCCAAAGGGGAGTTGATCCTCGAGCAAGCCAAAGGCAATAAAACATC atataACCGACTGAGTGAGCTGGTGGAGCATGTTTTTCCTTTACGAAGTTCACAACACAGCGCCACCTTCAGCTGCCCAGAGTTCAGCTCCTTTTGTTACTGGAGAGAGCCCATCGCTGACGTGTGTTTGGAGGAGCTGCTTTAA
- the emilin2b gene encoding EMILIN-2 isoform X1, which produces MKGLSLVRLLITFPLISGTPFRHSMFQSSAHSGTETRQRNKNWCAYVVHKNVSCAVVGGTESFVQPEFLPCPPELPNCAQQVMYRTHFKPMYKIAYKTVTELEWRCCPGYQGHNCMEVKDLKLLQAERPPASGPIPAPHAPEQRTDGQSNHPWGGGGHFGGQAGHGGSQSAQHLEEEVHRLSQMVLDMQARMTDMTSNLRLDFQEDASKMLVTLLNNLRQPASAQGAETQTIQLPDFSFGETTSMDEVMNKISQVNDDLESKGNTLNDLLRQVDHLDGQVHVLMEAAQNPQSTSRPPSPAGDADLRAYVDDKIRALREELMEGMEIKLADLKNSCDYKIMSVQEQCEGQEANYLSLAELMDSKETDLRNEIQDLKTKLVDPGKEETGGSDSILARVEKLEIHVNSSDRTVPAQCFCEEEDKLKKEQAEATEVLRETQKDVKFLKGSVQTLESGLNALDQLYKANLSVVENLQQDLQSCKINVETMESSVKDKINGLRAMEEQLLNYSTNTENIKSELSSMKDKIRRLENSLLDAGNQESQTLQSLNSTWGQVKTGSEQETRNILELHRTQHQELSQRLDELRREVKADADHCREKTEDVGEEIVHMDRRVVNVERLCAKLDPISSSLQRIKEGLNKHVTGLWTCVNQLNGTVNAHSRDIGGLQGTCQNLQNSVTNIARDLQVLTNSSPGTTASGVQVAAEDTGLPQTLSKILTVPGRQVDSFPNQLPVLETGEAGPPGKMTMSKLTGGIDGSMMPVQGFAGAPASPVKSTDSVKTSVPLISGVNMPHRPSPQKPVMAPDEKVAFSAGLTLLPFQGEVGIIRFNKVLVNDGGHYDPHTGIFTAPTEGRYLVTAVLAAQRGERTEAVLSVSNRSIQRLDSAGFLSEAAAPTSRDQCNCSSPSSLSLVLSLKRGDRVGLVMITGKLAISASSEILSSFSAVLLYPNTSKR; this is translated from the exons atgaaGGGACTTTCACTTGTTCGCCTTTTAATAACTTTTCCTCTCATCAGTGGAACTCCTTTCCGACACAGCATGTTCCAGAGCAGCGCGCACTCTGGCACCGAAACACGACAGAGAAACAA AAACTGGTGCGCTTACGTTGTGCACAAGAACGTGAGCTGTGCCGTCGTGGGAGGCACGGAGAGTTTCGTTCAGCCGGAGTTTTTACCGTGTCCACCAGAGCTGCCAAACTGTGCGCAGCAAGTGAT GTATCGGACGCACTTCAAGCCAATGTACAAGATTGCCTACAAGACTGTAACTGAGCTGGAGTGGAGGTGCTGCCCAGGGTACCAGGGCCACAACTGTATGGAGGTGAAAGACCTGAAGTTACTCCAAGCAGAGCGTCCGCCTGCTTCTGGACCTATTCCTGCCCCACATG CTCCAGAGCAGCGAACAGACGGCCAAAGTAACCATCCATGGGGAGGGGGAGGTCACTTTGGAGGTCAGGCAGGGCATGGAGGATCTCAAAGTGCGCAAcacctggaggaggaggtgcacCGACTGTCCCAGATGGTGCTTGACATGCAGGCGAGAATGACAGACATGACCTCCAATTTGAGACTAGATTTCCAGGAGGATGCCAGTAAAATGCTAGTGACGCTGCTGAATAACCTGAGACAGCCGGCCAGTGCACAGGGCGCAGAAACACAAACCATTCAGCTGCCGGACTTTTCTTTTGGAGAGACAACGTCGATGGATGAAGTTATGAACAAGATTAGCCAAGTCAATGATGATCTAGAGTCCAAGGGTAATACTCTGAATGACCTGCTGCGTCAGGTCGATCACCTTGATGGACAAGTCCACGTGCTAATGGAGGCTGCCCAGAACCCACAGTCCACATCCCGCCCCCCCTCACCAGCTGGTGATGCAGACCTGCGTGCTTATGTGGATGATAAGATACGTGCTCTGAGGGAGGAGCTGATGGAGGGCATGGAAATCAAACTGGCAGATTTGAAGAACTCATGCGATTATAAAATTATGTCAGTTCAAGAGCAGTGTGAGGGACAAGAAGCCAACTACCTGAGCTTGGCTGAGCTCATGGACTCAAAAGAAACTGACCTTCGCAATGAGATCCAGGACCTTAAGACCAAGCTCGTTGATCCAGGAAAGGAAGAAACCGGGGGATCTGATTCTATTCTGGCTCGTGTGGAGAAGCTAGAGATCCATGTGAACTCATCTGACAGGACTGTACCGGCTCAGTGCTTTtgtgaggaggaggacaagCTAAAGAAAGAACAAGCAGAGGCTACTGAAGTTCTAAGGGAGACTCAGAAGGATGTTAAGTTTCTAAAGGGCTCTGTTCAAACTCTGGAGAGTGGACTCAATGCCTTAGATCAACTGTACAAAGCCAATTTGTCAGTTGTAGAAAACCTTCAGCAAGATTTACAgagctgcaaaataaatgtagaaactATGGAGTCAAGTgtaaaagataagataaatggCCTCAGAGCCATGGAGGAGCAACTCCTCAACTACAGCACCAACACAGAGAACATAAAGAGCGAGCTTAGCTCCATGAAAGACAAAATCCGTAGACTGGAGAACTCGCTGTTAGATGCAGGGAACCAGGAGTCTCAAACTTTGCAGAGCCTCAACTCCACCTGGGGTCAAGTAAAAACAGGATCTGAGCAGGAGACCAGGAATATTTTGGAGCTCCACAGGACTCAGCATCAAGAGCTGAGTCAGCGGCTGGACGAGCTGCGCAGGGAGGTGAAAGCTGACGCGGaccactgcagagagaaaactgaAGATGTGGGAGAGGAGATTGTCCATATGGACAGACGCGTTGTTAATGTGGAGAGGTTGTGCGCTAAGCTGGATCCCATCTCCAGCAGCCTCCAGAGGATCAAAGAGGGACTGAATAAACACGTCACTGGACTGTGGACTTGTGTCAACCAGCTCAATGGCACAGTTAATGCTCATTCACGAGATATTGGAGGGCTTCAGGGAACTTGTCAGAACCTCCAGAACAGTGTCACCAATATAGCCAGAGATCTCCAGGTGCTAACGAACAGCTCTCCTGGAACAACAG CTTCAGGTGTTCAAGTTGCAGCAGAGGACACAGGACTTCCCCAGACTTTAAGTAAGATCCTCACGGTGCCGGGGCGCCAAGTGGACTCCTTTCCCAATCAGCTACCCGTGCTAGAGACCGGCGAGGCGGGTCCTCCTGGGAAGATGACCATGTCCAAGTTAACCGGGGGGATTGATGGCAGCATGATGCCCGTTCAGGGCTTCGCTGGAGCTCCAG CTTCGCCAGTCAAATCCACTGACTCAGTAAAGACCAGTGTGCCACTTATCTCAG GCGTCAACATGCCCCACAGACCATCACCACAGAAACCTGTCATGGCCCCAG ATGAAAAAGTGGCGTTCTCAGCTGGTCTGACTCTTCTGCCTTTCCAAGGAGAGGTTGGAATCATTAGATTCAACAAGGTGTTGGTCAATGATGGAGGACACTATGACCCTCATACAG GCATCTTCACAGCTCCAACAGAAGGCCGCTACCTGGTGACGGCGGTGCTTGCAGCCCAGCGTGGCGAGAGGACTGAGGCCGTCCTCTCTGTGTCCAACCGCAGCATCCAGAGGTTGGATTCAGCCGGTTTCTTGTCAGAAGCGGCGGCACCGACTTCGCGTGATCAGTGTAACTGCAGCAGTCCAAGCTCGCTCAGCTTGGTTCTGTCACTGAAGCGAGGAGACAGAGTAGGACTTGTCATGATTACCGGAAAGCTCGCCATCTCAGCCTCCTCTGAGATCCTGTCATCGTTCAGTGCTGTGCTTCTTTACCCCAACACATCCAAACGGTAG
- the emilin2b gene encoding EMILIN-2 isoform X2: MKGLSLVRLLITFPLISGTPFRHSMFQSSAHSGTETRQRNKYRTHFKPMYKIAYKTVTELEWRCCPGYQGHNCMEVKDLKLLQAERPPASGPIPAPHAPEQRTDGQSNHPWGGGGHFGGQAGHGGSQSAQHLEEEVHRLSQMVLDMQARMTDMTSNLRLDFQEDASKMLVTLLNNLRQPASAQGAETQTIQLPDFSFGETTSMDEVMNKISQVNDDLESKGNTLNDLLRQVDHLDGQVHVLMEAAQNPQSTSRPPSPAGDADLRAYVDDKIRALREELMEGMEIKLADLKNSCDYKIMSVQEQCEGQEANYLSLAELMDSKETDLRNEIQDLKTKLVDPGKEETGGSDSILARVEKLEIHVNSSDRTVPAQCFCEEEDKLKKEQAEATEVLRETQKDVKFLKGSVQTLESGLNALDQLYKANLSVVENLQQDLQSCKINVETMESSVKDKINGLRAMEEQLLNYSTNTENIKSELSSMKDKIRRLENSLLDAGNQESQTLQSLNSTWGQVKTGSEQETRNILELHRTQHQELSQRLDELRREVKADADHCREKTEDVGEEIVHMDRRVVNVERLCAKLDPISSSLQRIKEGLNKHVTGLWTCVNQLNGTVNAHSRDIGGLQGTCQNLQNSVTNIARDLQVLTNSSPGTTASGVQVAAEDTGLPQTLSKILTVPGRQVDSFPNQLPVLETGEAGPPGKMTMSKLTGGIDGSMMPVQGFAGAPASPVKSTDSVKTSVPLISGVNMPHRPSPQKPVMAPDEKVAFSAGLTLLPFQGEVGIIRFNKVLVNDGGHYDPHTGIFTAPTEGRYLVTAVLAAQRGERTEAVLSVSNRSIQRLDSAGFLSEAAAPTSRDQCNCSSPSSLSLVLSLKRGDRVGLVMITGKLAISASSEILSSFSAVLLYPNTSKR; this comes from the exons atgaaGGGACTTTCACTTGTTCGCCTTTTAATAACTTTTCCTCTCATCAGTGGAACTCCTTTCCGACACAGCATGTTCCAGAGCAGCGCGCACTCTGGCACCGAAACACGACAGAGAAACAA GTATCGGACGCACTTCAAGCCAATGTACAAGATTGCCTACAAGACTGTAACTGAGCTGGAGTGGAGGTGCTGCCCAGGGTACCAGGGCCACAACTGTATGGAGGTGAAAGACCTGAAGTTACTCCAAGCAGAGCGTCCGCCTGCTTCTGGACCTATTCCTGCCCCACATG CTCCAGAGCAGCGAACAGACGGCCAAAGTAACCATCCATGGGGAGGGGGAGGTCACTTTGGAGGTCAGGCAGGGCATGGAGGATCTCAAAGTGCGCAAcacctggaggaggaggtgcacCGACTGTCCCAGATGGTGCTTGACATGCAGGCGAGAATGACAGACATGACCTCCAATTTGAGACTAGATTTCCAGGAGGATGCCAGTAAAATGCTAGTGACGCTGCTGAATAACCTGAGACAGCCGGCCAGTGCACAGGGCGCAGAAACACAAACCATTCAGCTGCCGGACTTTTCTTTTGGAGAGACAACGTCGATGGATGAAGTTATGAACAAGATTAGCCAAGTCAATGATGATCTAGAGTCCAAGGGTAATACTCTGAATGACCTGCTGCGTCAGGTCGATCACCTTGATGGACAAGTCCACGTGCTAATGGAGGCTGCCCAGAACCCACAGTCCACATCCCGCCCCCCCTCACCAGCTGGTGATGCAGACCTGCGTGCTTATGTGGATGATAAGATACGTGCTCTGAGGGAGGAGCTGATGGAGGGCATGGAAATCAAACTGGCAGATTTGAAGAACTCATGCGATTATAAAATTATGTCAGTTCAAGAGCAGTGTGAGGGACAAGAAGCCAACTACCTGAGCTTGGCTGAGCTCATGGACTCAAAAGAAACTGACCTTCGCAATGAGATCCAGGACCTTAAGACCAAGCTCGTTGATCCAGGAAAGGAAGAAACCGGGGGATCTGATTCTATTCTGGCTCGTGTGGAGAAGCTAGAGATCCATGTGAACTCATCTGACAGGACTGTACCGGCTCAGTGCTTTtgtgaggaggaggacaagCTAAAGAAAGAACAAGCAGAGGCTACTGAAGTTCTAAGGGAGACTCAGAAGGATGTTAAGTTTCTAAAGGGCTCTGTTCAAACTCTGGAGAGTGGACTCAATGCCTTAGATCAACTGTACAAAGCCAATTTGTCAGTTGTAGAAAACCTTCAGCAAGATTTACAgagctgcaaaataaatgtagaaactATGGAGTCAAGTgtaaaagataagataaatggCCTCAGAGCCATGGAGGAGCAACTCCTCAACTACAGCACCAACACAGAGAACATAAAGAGCGAGCTTAGCTCCATGAAAGACAAAATCCGTAGACTGGAGAACTCGCTGTTAGATGCAGGGAACCAGGAGTCTCAAACTTTGCAGAGCCTCAACTCCACCTGGGGTCAAGTAAAAACAGGATCTGAGCAGGAGACCAGGAATATTTTGGAGCTCCACAGGACTCAGCATCAAGAGCTGAGTCAGCGGCTGGACGAGCTGCGCAGGGAGGTGAAAGCTGACGCGGaccactgcagagagaaaactgaAGATGTGGGAGAGGAGATTGTCCATATGGACAGACGCGTTGTTAATGTGGAGAGGTTGTGCGCTAAGCTGGATCCCATCTCCAGCAGCCTCCAGAGGATCAAAGAGGGACTGAATAAACACGTCACTGGACTGTGGACTTGTGTCAACCAGCTCAATGGCACAGTTAATGCTCATTCACGAGATATTGGAGGGCTTCAGGGAACTTGTCAGAACCTCCAGAACAGTGTCACCAATATAGCCAGAGATCTCCAGGTGCTAACGAACAGCTCTCCTGGAACAACAG CTTCAGGTGTTCAAGTTGCAGCAGAGGACACAGGACTTCCCCAGACTTTAAGTAAGATCCTCACGGTGCCGGGGCGCCAAGTGGACTCCTTTCCCAATCAGCTACCCGTGCTAGAGACCGGCGAGGCGGGTCCTCCTGGGAAGATGACCATGTCCAAGTTAACCGGGGGGATTGATGGCAGCATGATGCCCGTTCAGGGCTTCGCTGGAGCTCCAG CTTCGCCAGTCAAATCCACTGACTCAGTAAAGACCAGTGTGCCACTTATCTCAG GCGTCAACATGCCCCACAGACCATCACCACAGAAACCTGTCATGGCCCCAG ATGAAAAAGTGGCGTTCTCAGCTGGTCTGACTCTTCTGCCTTTCCAAGGAGAGGTTGGAATCATTAGATTCAACAAGGTGTTGGTCAATGATGGAGGACACTATGACCCTCATACAG GCATCTTCACAGCTCCAACAGAAGGCCGCTACCTGGTGACGGCGGTGCTTGCAGCCCAGCGTGGCGAGAGGACTGAGGCCGTCCTCTCTGTGTCCAACCGCAGCATCCAGAGGTTGGATTCAGCCGGTTTCTTGTCAGAAGCGGCGGCACCGACTTCGCGTGATCAGTGTAACTGCAGCAGTCCAAGCTCGCTCAGCTTGGTTCTGTCACTGAAGCGAGGAGACAGAGTAGGACTTGTCATGATTACCGGAAAGCTCGCCATCTCAGCCTCCTCTGAGATCCTGTCATCGTTCAGTGCTGTGCTTCTTTACCCCAACACATCCAAACGGTAG